GCGAGCCTTTTCATTACATTTGCTTTTCGATCATTTATGTTACGATTGCTTacatagaataaataaatccttTTCCAATAATCCTAATGATCCGCTCATTTTTAGatctttttatacttatataaaagtcattttaatttttgaatatattaaacgaTGGAGATTTAATCGCCACACATATGGGATTACacctaatgaaaatatttatatatcacatataCGCCTATTTAACGTGAATATATCGAAACAAATTCGTGTCATATTCTCCATGACTCCAGAATTCCAATTAAGACTGAATTCTATCTCCTTATCAATTTGTATACACATAAAAGTTATCTTATCAAATTTTTGCATTttcaagcaaaaaaaaaggaaaagaaaaaaaatttttttatacatatttcgatgtaatcttaaaattttagtattaaaaaaatttttactataCCTAATGATTCActaatattagatattacaCGATTATATTCAAGTGATAGTTACAAAATCTAAATCTTTGTGTCCTCCCATATGTATCTCTTTTTCAGTCTCACAACAATGTATTTCCATTCTTACAACAAAAATCATGTTTCTAAATAGATACAGATTGATATCTAAATCATGTGGCATGATATttgcatttataataaaaaagatttaatcagaaatttctttaaaaaacaaaaacaaaaaaaaaagaaaaattaataaaaaagaatgacgTTCAAGTTGTAACTTATGTggacaattaataattacttattttaattgaaattctataaataaccgttccataatattaataaaaccttattttttttataagaaatctttttcataGCCCACATAAACTTGCATTAAGATGAAAGAATTATCATGCCTCCTTTTATATCCGTAACGATTTCGTTAAAttcaataacagcaataattcAGTATTACACTTATAAAGCTCTCATTCCCCAGAGGCTGTTGAGTCTTTTAAATCTCATATTTGTACACTGCAATTGATACACTCCGTAAGTTATGCAATTAATCCCGTCAATGTTAGACAACTCATTTAATCGAAGATCGCGCATAATGTCCAAAATTGACTTGAATCAACTTCTTCAAATTTCCACCATACAGTCTTATCACAATCACACCATGTAATACATGAAACATTGTACAGTAAATTGGTTATGCTACCTAATTAAAGTATGTACAGAAGTCGTACAAAGGAGCAGGAATCCAGTCTGTGAGAAAGTGCACTATTTTATCTCTACATCAAAATCGAGGACAAGAAGTTTTGTTTCTTCAGTACCATTACGGCTACCAACTGCACACACCAATTTTGTGTCACTTGCACGTATTCTCCATACAACTCCACCACTCCCACCACTTTCTAAAGCAACTagatttcttataaattcacctaataaatagaaagattataatataataaattctattataacaagataataatatcaataattattctaacaaTATACATACCAGTTTTGACATCCCATAGTTTAACAGTACCATCATCAGATGAAGTAATCACAAAATGACTATTAAACTGCAGACAAGTAACTGCTGATTGATGCTTATTTGGACCAGAAAGTGTTTGAAGGCAGTGCCCACTAACAATATCCCATACCTTGACTGTAGAGTCTGCATTTCCAGACaccaaaatattattacgcaATTCCATACCTGAAGTAAGAGACTGATGGCCCATAAGAGTATGTCTACAAGCACCAGTTTCTACTTCCCATACTCTTATACTTGTATCTAGTGATCCACTAACAACATGTACACCATCGAACTAATAAGCAAATAAAACATAtcagtaattataaaattcaatgcataaattttttttttcttttttttttttttttttttttttttttcatgaaaaagataagaaatgaaatattgtgtgtataatatataagcttaattacatttaaatacataAGTAATACTTACTTGGAGGGAATAGACGCGATTAGTATGTCCTTGCAATGTATGAAGGCACTCCTCGCGTTCGGGATTCCATACTTTTACCATATAATCATAAGCTCCACTGACAACTAATTTTCCATCATATTGCACACATCTGACAGCTGCCAAATGACCCACAAGTACATGTAGGCATTCACCAGTATCTACTTGCCACACTCTTAATGTGGCATCTCTACTACCACTAACCACTTTATTTCcatataaatgcatacatcTCACTGTTGATGTATGGCCATACAAAGTATGTATACACTGTCCAGTCTCTGCATTCCATACTTTTAAGGTACGATCTGTACTACCACTAATTACAGTAGTACCTGACATTTGGGAGGACCATACACCACCTGTATGTCCAACCAATGTTCGTAAACactagaaataaaaatattcaaatacatgtaattatatattgtatatatatatataaaatggaaaatttaATTGCTTATGTATTACAAAAGCAATATTTATTagcttgaaatatttattaaaatacttGGAATATTTACCTTACCCGTAACAGCTGACCAAACTTTAAGAGTATTATCGTCAGAACCACTAACTATTCGATTACCAGAAAATTGAAGACATGTAATAACATGATCATCATGACCTTTAAGAACTTTTGGGGTACGGATTGGCTTTGTTCtccaattcatttttatattgtgtTGTCGCATGTAAGCTTGTTTCCATGGTGATGAAGAGTTGCCAGGATTTCTACAATTTTTACGTTTTGAAGGAGGTAAATCTTTTAAATCATCTATACCAGCAGCTATACATTTCTCTTTCCAAAGTAAATTATCATCTGCTAAAAATCTCCAATTTCTACAAGTTTGTGCTGCACGTAATAAATCCCTGGGTTCTAAGAAAGCCAATACCGATAAGGCTAATTCTTTTGGCAGTAAGGATATAAAATCCCTTTGAAATTGTGGTTCTATAACCTGCATCATATGGCGTACTTGCGTTGGTTCACATCTTTCTATTAATTCGTCTATGGCTAACATCCTTTCTGCATTTGACCACctctgaaaatatattaacatatgatataaaacatgcaatatgataaataatatttgtaatgatcaatgaaatattttttaataaaacaaatataaaagtatcttTAAGCATACTTGAAATTGCAAAAGCCAGTTATTCATTTCAGGTGGTGGATTATCTTTTGTTGGAATGACACATCTAATATGTTTAGCCTTATCATCCAATTTTTTTGCATTcctgttaaaaaataataatacttattaacttcatttaaatataatgttaatatatttaacattaagTTATAATTtaagttataattttttaagatagcacatacattatataagaTTTATCTTCTGGATTAAGTTTTTTGCATGGTAAACTAGACTCTGTTtcactttttcgttttctatgAGGTTGTACAATATCCAATGGAACACATGTGTGTAATATAGGACTATGAACTCTCTGTGGTAAACATGGCTGAGCTTGTAATACGGGCGATGAACAACTGCTACCTTCAATTTCTTCTTCGCACTCAGCATCACGAAATAAGCCAGAATCACTAAtctgttttataattaatttatgatattagataaaatatatatgatatgcaAAACAATTTGACATATAGACTAAAGAATAAGATGAGCTTACTTCACTCTCTTCTTCACTActttcatcatcatcttcatcttcttcatcaCCATATTCTTCAGATTCACCATCTTGTGGAAAGGTGCAATGCATAGGATCTAAAGAACTAGGTCCAGGAACAACTTCGATACTTTCAATAGGACTTGGACTTGTACCTCCTGGTTTTCCTTCACTAAGCTTTTTTGATGATGTGGAAGGAACAGACATTactgtattttctttcttttaacaacctaaaaaatcaaaagagaacctttcaagaaataaaatatatgatattaaattattatatagaaaagaataaattccaTAAGAAAccaatagatttatttaactCTTGATACTCTCAAAgatgatttcattttaaaaatataagcaTTTTTATCCAATTTTTAACGTACATTCCTTAATCATAAAAGTTCACtgaaacttttttcttcagacttttttatttttcaaattatctaCATAggaagatatgtatatatagaatatactACCTAACTTTATCACATGAAATATTTACctcgtaatataaatttcaaaagaatgTTTCCTGCAAAAGTTGCATCATTTTATGAGggccaatatataatagaaaaccTTGTTTATGTGACCTTTGTTAACCTTGAAATACTTAGTATTATAGGTTGCCAAATtgatcttaaaaatttttctatttaaagaaacaaatatgaCCTTTTTATCTCATTAATCTTTTGCAATGGAATAGAactatttttactatataCTTTACTATACACTTTACTCCCAATAAAACTATATAACTTTCGTTCAATCaggaaacattttctttcaaaatttgtaatataacgGAAATATTTCAAGTGATATAATTAGGTGGTACCccctatgtatctatatatatatatatctatatatatatataaataaatcctaGATCTAGTCATGTGGAATATAAATGCCTATACCATGCAATgtgttatttaaattaaaattatcataagaaaaaaaaaaaaaaaaattaatatttcgaagagtatttgatttataaataaaaatagtatatgcatatacatatgtgaccataattcttttattatatcaaacaATAGACTTTTGGAATAATGGGTAACAAAGAGCTTATAATTATcagttttttaataaacactGGTAGCAGCAGTTCATGAATGATGCtttatcaataagaataaggatatttaacaaaatttttgatataGAATTGAcaaatatcttatattatacaatcgAATTAACACttgacaaaaaatatttcatcagaatcataatattttaatgttcttCGTGTGATATATAATACATCGATGTCTCAGAAAACGTGTCGACGCCGTGTGCAGTATATGATAACTCCAAGGGGCGAagggaaaaagtaaagaatctAATACGAGTGAAATAGGATCGATGCACAAAATTTCGATCACAAATTCCTAATCTTGTAGTGGCATTTTAATATgggaataattatattctataataataatacattattaataacacaAATTTGAAAAACGTCTTAACCTTGATCAACTTTTCTATCGTGGCCTATCATTTGAAACCTAGCCTAGAACATCATAAACGTGGGCTAATCAGCCACACCCcgtcctttttatattttttttcccaagTCAGCTTAACTACCTGAGTCGAAAGACGTTGAAAAAAACTTCATAAAGAATATTCATACTTGGGacacttttcttctttgcccTTCCTTCAGCGGAGTCAAACGTCTTGACGGTGTAGCGTTGTTAAatgtctattatatttttctatcaaattAACGCagtgtacatttttttttcggggAGTATTACTTGTCGAGATCAAAatgtgataataatgatattagctagagataattttttaaaagcaagcgctaaaataaaaacaggaTACACGTATAAACACGGCAAAGAACCCATCGGTAGCCCGTGGCAGCTCCGAGGTTGCTTTCCGAACTCCGGTGATACAGAAACCAAGAGCAGGTAAATGCAGGGTAGCCAAACTTATGTTAGAAACTTTAAAGGTTTCACAAGGGAATCCCTAGTTTTTtgtaggtttttttttttttgttattgtcgcCATCATATGTGGATTCTCCATACTTTAAATCTATGATTTTTGTGTATGCATTATATATGTCATATGTAATACAGAATGAGTAAAAAATTCCTAAGGTTGTAGGTTTACaatctgaaagaaaaaaagataacctAAAAAGTCTCAAAGAGAAAGTACATTGATTTGTAAAATCACTTAGGAACTTTAGGACCACTTGGTAGTATATTCTTAAGATAATTCAATACCATTTTTAAAGGTTGCTTGGACTGAATTTTGAAAACAAATCATAACCAATAGAAGATTGCcatattctattaatatctttactcCCAGGTCGtctataatgttaaaaattctcgggagtaaaaattttttaaaatactaaataattttattttttaatatttgatccATATTGGAAAATGAACATGCAGTTTCATGTATGacatatttgtttataaactATCATCTTTAACCTCTATACGTATTCAACTATATATCTTCGTTGAATACGAACGTATCatagtatatacattattCAGTTTAATCCACGTGCTTAATCAGTCCAATGTTTTCAAATTTGATGAGgttataattttataggaTTATATactgtttataataaatattaatacctttattatcgtatgaaCTATGAAGTTTCATTGcgaaaaaaacattttgttttgtttttatttttatataaaaacttggtaccataaaaaaatgaattagttctataatgtatataaaagtacCAAACACTGTACAATAGAACATTAgttttttaaaaatggtttaATGATCagcgataattatttattctgaaTACTTTGAGGATCTAAATTCTTAATAGCAATGCTTGTTAGGTTGTTGTCACGATATATTTTGAAgaagaaatgtataaaatcatatttcatGAGTTACTGTTATCACACAAATCAAAATGATCTTCTACCTAATATTTccttaataggaataaaaaaaattttaagggaaaataatataacatttctaGAAGGCCATGCTTGTATTAACATAAATTGTCCTATATGTGAAACTAATAAATGTACaaaaaatcgaaagatttatataaataagacaacaggtaaatacatttaaatttcctaatttattattaataattatattatatatatatatatatatatatatgtatgtgtatatgttatttctgagataaatattatatacagggTTCTTTATGTGCGATAAATGCAGGTGTATTGGGCCATggaatatattagaaaaattaatatcattaaaagtaactaacaaaaaaattaaggaaTTAGAAGaacttaaaaagaatttatcagTGGATAAAGATTATGTAGATGAATGGAAAGTTATAAAGGAAAATTGTATAGAGATTTCTAAATTATCCAAAGATAAATATGACAAAATTTTGGATATGCTTTCATTGAAGGTATAATCCAATAGCAGTAATATagtgaattatattttaatatagtgattatatttttttatttaatttacagAATGTATTGCAAGAAGATATATCCACATTAAACTGTTTATACAGTGAAGATAAAAATGCTCTTTATTTTCCACTGTACGCTTTTGATCATTATCTTGTTGGCGTTAAGCAATTTTTCTTGAATACTAGAACTGAAATAACGATTCCAACTTCAGATGTCAGTGGCCTTATAATTTATGgacacaaaaatataaaaagcgaCGCTAGTGCTGTTGTTATACCAACCATTCCAGATCTGTTAGCACTAATATCTCAACAATTAGTGAACGTCATCATCTGTTTACCATACAATTTACAATACTTACCTCAGCAGGTCTTGCCAAGtctagaaaattttaaaaaattaactttATGGTTTGGAAATGATGATTCAAGTTGGGATGCAGCACGACATTTCTCCAAAAAACTGAATGAAGAAAGATGTTACTTTGTAAGATCGACTGATCTACAACCTAGCCCGAAACTTGCTGTTGATTTagaatatgatattaaaaatattatacataatgcTCAGCCAATATGGCATCAAAGTATTACTACCTTTCACTATTTAAGACAGGACGTTTTAAgtgatttacaaaatattgatAAGGTTCAAGGTGTAAAATGGAAACGGTATCCAGCTCTAAATCGTATTTTGAAGGGCCATAGAAGAGGAGAATTCACAATATTAACTGGTCCAActggtaaaataataatgtagtgatatcgataaattataaatatataatttatattatacttctttgttgcattaaatacaaaatttatttttaggaTCTGGTAAAACTACATTCATGAGTGAATATTCATTAGACTTGGCAATGCAAGGAGTTAACACATTATGGGGTAGTTTTGAAATTAGAAATGCACGATTAGCAAGGACAATGTTGCAACAAATGGCAGGTGTTTCCCttcatgataatataattgattttgataTGTACGCAGATGCTTTTGAAAAGTTACCCATCTATTTTATGACGTTTCATGGGCAACaaagtattaaaattgttatggatgtaagtttataaaaattaattattcgaacttttatgtacataataattgaattaagtacttatttattatgtatttaggCAGTAGAGCATGCAACATATGTGCATGACATATCTCATGTGATCATTGACAATATGCAATTTATGATGGGAATTTCTGATGAATCCAAACACATAGATAGGTAAATCGTTATCATCCAAATTTAACTGAATGATCTCAGCTTCttcattatttgtatttaGGTTTTGGAGACAAGACAAAATAATTTCTGCATTTAGAATCTTTGctacaaaatataattgtcATGTTACACTTGTAATTCATCCGAGAAAAGAACGCAATGACGAAGAACTAACAACTTCATCTATTTTTGGAAGTGCTAAAGCAAGTCAAGAAGCTgataatgttcttattatacaaGACAAGAGACTTACtagtataaaaggaaaaaaatatttacaagtaagggtatattaaaatatacataaattttacattGATTACAcagaattgtaataaatataaaacttattctgctttttttaatttattttatattataggtAGCCAAAAATAGATACAGCGGCGATTTGGGTATCATGATATTGGATTTTGATAAAACTAGTTTAAGTTATGGAActaagaaaaaatcaaaatctgAAACTAAAAGTACTACAAAGTCTGATTCAGATAaagaattagaattataagatACAATTAAAACCAGAATCAggcataaaaattaattttcttatacaatattttgtgattttgtattaattaaaaaaaaaaaaaaaaaaaaacaaaaaaaaaacaaaaaatacaaaaaagactTAAGCgctttataaatgtatatatgaaaaaaaaaaaaaaattattaaaaaaaatattttattccaacatttttatcacttcatttaatgcaaataatgttataattttcgtttcgAATCAATTAGAAtcgttttttaatataaataaaactgaAAAAAGGAgtgattaagaaaatattccaaaacAGGCGGTTTTATCTGATTACTCTTAGTAAGCAAAAGGGACGGAACAGGATAGagtacaagagaaagaaagagaatgaaagatctCTTTTAACTTatcattattcattaattcatcCGGTATTATAGTGAGAATTTTTTGTGTACGCTTTTCTATGTGATATATTAAGAACTACACGGATAATAATGctcaataaaacaatatttcgaagttttatttttatttttttgataattaatatcgcgCGGTCCGTTCAATGTACTGAACGTTTTAAAAAGCCGACAGTACTGATAGCTATTCTAATTAGAAATAAAGCTCATACATTACCATATTTTCTAAGTTTGTTAGAACAACAAAACTATCctaaaaatcgaataaaattatggtaagaaaaataatttcttttttaaagataaaattgtatttaacCTTACTTTTCGACATAGCCTCGATACTTTCAACTATAtgcaagaaaaatattataaacgaattatgaattataaaagagatataatatttattatatacaaaattattaacgaatttaattgaaatttttaagaacaatcaaattatatataatattcatatgatttttaattttattcctttttaaggatt
This sequence is a window from Vespa crabro chromosome 9, iyVesCrab1.2, whole genome shotgun sequence. Protein-coding genes within it:
- the LOC124426554 gene encoding mitochondrial DNA helicase isoform X2 gives rise to the protein MCDKCRCIGPWNILEKLISLKVTNKKIKELEELKKNLSVDKDYVDEWKVIKENCIEISKLSKDKYDKILDMLSLKNVLQEDISTLNCLYSEDKNALYFPLYAFDHYLVGVKQFFLNTRTEITIPTSDVSGLIIYGHKNIKSDASAVVIPTIPDLLALISQQLVNVIICLPYNLQYLPQQVLPSLENFKKLTLWFGNDDSSWDAARHFSKKLNEERCYFVRSTDLQPSPKLAVDLEYDIKNIIHNAQPIWHQSITTFHYLRQDVLSDLQNIDKVQGVKWKRYPALNRILKGHRRGEFTILTGPTGSGKTTFMSEYSLDLAMQGVNTLWGSFEIRNARLARTMLQQMAGVSLHDNIIDFDMYADAFEKLPIYFMTFHGQQSIKIVMDAVEHATYVHDISHVIIDNMQFMMGISDESKHIDRFWRQDKIISAFRIFATKYNCHVTLVIHPRKERNDEELTTSSIFGSAKASQEADNVLIIQDKRLTSIKGKKYLQVAKNRYSGDLGIMILDFDKTSLSYGTKKKSKSETKSTTKSDSDKELEL
- the LOC124426554 gene encoding mitochondrial DNA helicase isoform X4, with protein sequence MLSLKNVLQEDISTLNCLYSEDKNALYFPLYAFDHYLVGVKQFFLNTRTEITIPTSDVSGLIIYGHKNIKSDASAVVIPTIPDLLALISQQLVNVIICLPYNLQYLPQQVLPSLENFKKLTLWFGNDDSSWDAARHFSKKLNEERCYFVRSTDLQPSPKLAVDLEYDIKNIIHNAQPIWHQSITTFHYLRQDVLSDLQNIDKVQGVKWKRYPALNRILKGHRRGEFTILTGPTGSGKTTFMSEYSLDLAMQGVNTLWGSFEIRNARLARTMLQQMAGVSLHDNIIDFDMYADAFEKLPIYFMTFHGQQSIKIVMDAVEHATYVHDISHVIIDNMQFMMGISDESKHIDRFWRQDKIISAFRIFATKYNCHVTLVIHPRKERNDEELTTSSIFGSAKASQEADNVLIIQDKRLTSIKGKKYLQVAKNRYSGDLGIMILDFDKTSLSYGTKKKSKSETKSTTKSDSDKELEL
- the LOC124426552 gene encoding F-box/WD repeat-containing protein 7; amino-acid sequence: MSVPSTSSKKLSEGKPGGTSPSPIESIEVVPGPSSLDPMHCTFPQDGESEEYGDEEDEDDDESSEEESEISDSGLFRDAECEEEIEGSSCSSPVLQAQPCLPQRVHSPILHTCVPLDIVQPHRKRKSETESSLPCKKLNPEDKSYIMNAKKLDDKAKHIRCVIPTKDNPPPEMNNWLLQFQRWSNAERMLAIDELIERCEPTQVRHMMQVIEPQFQRDFISLLPKELALSVLAFLEPRDLLRAAQTCRNWRFLADDNLLWKEKCIAAGIDDLKDLPPSKRKNCRNPGNSSSPWKQAYMRQHNIKMNWRTKPIRTPKVLKGHDDHVITCLQFSGNRIVSGSDDNTLKVWSAVTGKCLRTLVGHTGGVWSSQMSGTTVISGSTDRTLKVWNAETGQCIHTLYGHTSTVRCMHLYGNKVVSGSRDATLRVWQVDTGECLHVLVGHLAAVRCVQYDGKLVVSGAYDYMVKVWNPEREECLHTLQGHTNRVYSLQFDGVHVVSGSLDTSIRVWEVETGACRHTLMGHQSLTSGMELRNNILVSGNADSTVKVWDIVSGHCLQTLSGPNKHQSAVTCLQFNSHFVITSSDDGTVKLWDVKTGEFIRNLVALESGGSGGVVWRIRASDTKLVCAVGSRNGTEETKLLVLDFDVEIK
- the LOC124426554 gene encoding mitochondrial DNA helicase isoform X3, with product MLVRLLSRYILKKKCIKSYFMSYCYHTNQNDLLPNISLIGIKKILRENNITFLEGHACININCPICETNKCTKNRKIYINKTTGFFMCDKCRCIGPWNILEKLISLKVTNKKIKELEELKKNLSVDKDYVDEWKVIKENCIEISKLSKDKYDKILDMLSLKNVLQEDISTLNCLYSEDKNALYFPLYAFDHYLVGVKQFFLNTRTEITIPTSDVSGLIIYGHKNIKSDASAVVIPTIPDLLALISQQLVNVIICLPYNLQYLPQQVLPSLENFKKLTLWFGNDDSSWDAARHFSKKLNEERCYFVRSTDLQPSPKLAVDLEYDIKNIIHNAQPIWHQSITTFHYLRQDVLSDLQNIDKVQGVKWKRYPALNRILKGHRRGEFTILTGPTGSGKTTFMSEYSLDLAMQGVNTLWGSFEIRNARLARTMLQQMAGVSLHDNIIDFDMYADAFEKLPIYFMTFHGQQSIKIVMDAVEHATYVHDISHVIIDNMQFMMGISDESKHIDSFFIICI
- the LOC124426554 gene encoding mitochondrial DNA helicase isoform X1; the encoded protein is MLVRLLSRYILKKKCIKSYFMSYCYHTNQNDLLPNISLIGIKKILRENNITFLEGHACININCPICETNKCTKNRKIYINKTTGFFMCDKCRCIGPWNILEKLISLKVTNKKIKELEELKKNLSVDKDYVDEWKVIKENCIEISKLSKDKYDKILDMLSLKNVLQEDISTLNCLYSEDKNALYFPLYAFDHYLVGVKQFFLNTRTEITIPTSDVSGLIIYGHKNIKSDASAVVIPTIPDLLALISQQLVNVIICLPYNLQYLPQQVLPSLENFKKLTLWFGNDDSSWDAARHFSKKLNEERCYFVRSTDLQPSPKLAVDLEYDIKNIIHNAQPIWHQSITTFHYLRQDVLSDLQNIDKVQGVKWKRYPALNRILKGHRRGEFTILTGPTGSGKTTFMSEYSLDLAMQGVNTLWGSFEIRNARLARTMLQQMAGVSLHDNIIDFDMYADAFEKLPIYFMTFHGQQSIKIVMDAVEHATYVHDISHVIIDNMQFMMGISDESKHIDRFWRQDKIISAFRIFATKYNCHVTLVIHPRKERNDEELTTSSIFGSAKASQEADNVLIIQDKRLTSIKGKKYLQVAKNRYSGDLGIMILDFDKTSLSYGTKKKSKSETKSTTKSDSDKELEL